Genomic DNA from Catellatospora sp. TT07R-123:
CGGTCCACGGCGTGGTGCCGCTCTCGAACCCGCCGTTGCCGACGACCTGCGCGGGCGTGCAGCCCCCGGAGCCCGTCACGGTCAGCGTGTACGTGGTGGTGTGCGACACGGAACCGGTTCCGGTGACGGTGATGGTGTACGTGCCGACCGCGGTCGAGGCGCCGACCGACACCGTCGCCGTGGCCGAGCCGCCGGAGGTCACCGACGGCGGGCTGAACGACACGGTCACCCCGGCCGGGACGCCCGACGCCGACAGGTTCACCGTCTGCGCCGAACCGCTGGTCGTGGTGGTGGCGACCGTGGTGGTGACCGACGACCCCCGGTTGGCGCTGCCCGCGGCGGGGCTGGTCGCGATGGAGAAGTCGTTGCCGGTCACGGTCCCGACCGTCAGCGTGTACTGCGCGGTGCGGGTGACGGAACCGGTTCCGGTCACCGTGACGGTGTACGTGCCCGACGCGGCGCTCGCCGAGGCGGCGACGGTCATCGTCGAACTGCTGCCCGAGGTCACCGACGACGGGCTGAACGACACGGTCACCCCGGCCGGGGCACCCGACGCCGACAGGCTCACCGTCTGCGCCGAACCGCTGGTCGTGGCCGTGCTGACCGTCGCGGTCACCGACGCGCCCGGCTGCACGTTGCCCGAGCCCGGGTTGACCCCGACCGAGAAGTCGCTGGCCGGGGTGCTGCCGACCGCGCGGTTCCAGACGGTGTACGCGATGCCGTCGGCGGCCCGGTTCAGGCCGGTGGCGTTGATGTTGGCGGTGGTGTCGCAGGACGAGTGGTAGCAGGAGTCGTACGCCGCACCCGCCGTGCCGCCCCACTTCGCCGCCTGCGCCGACGTCTTGGTCGCGCTGGCGCCCATGGCGTAGCCGGAGGTGGGGATGCCGACGGCCTGGAACGACGCGTCGTCGGAGCGGCCCTGGCCCTCGACGTTCTCCTCGGGCTGGAGGTTGAGCGAGGTCCAGTACGCCTTCATCGGCGCCGAGGCGGTGGAGTTCAGGTTGTTGATGAAGTAGCCGCCGTTGGTGGAGGCGATCATGTCGAAGTTGTAGTACGCCTTGATCTTCGCCCGGTTCGTCGCCGACAGGCTGTTGGCGTAGAACTTCGAGCCGTTGAGGCCCTGCTCCTCGTCGGTCCACCAGCCGAAGCGGACCCGGTTGAGCATGGTCGGGTTCGCCGCCGCCAGCGCCAGCGCGTTCTCCAGCAGCGCCGCCGAACCGGAGCCGTTGTCGTTGATCCCCGGACCGGCCGAGACGCTGTCCAGGTGCGCGCCGAACATGTACACGTTGTCGGCGTTGCCGAACGGCCACTCGGCGATCAGGTTCGGGCCGGCCCCGGCCGTGCAGCCGGAGGTGCAGGGCTGCTCGGTGACGGTGAAGCCCGCCGCCTGGAGCTTGCCCTTGACGTAGGCGACCGACTGGAGGTAGCCGTTGCCGGTCGAGCGGCGGGTGCCGCCGTTGCTGTTGGCGATCGAGTTGAGCTGGGTCAGGTGCGCCTGCACGTTGGTGACGCTGATGTCCGGCGGCGTGCTGGTGCCGCCACCGACGACCAGGGTGTACGACGCCGTCCGGGTGACGCTGCCGCTACCGGTGACGGTGAGGTTGTACGTGCCCGCGGCGGTGCTCGCCGAGGCGGCGACGGTCATCGTCGAGCTGCTGCCCGAGGTCACCGACGACGGGCTGAACGACACGGTCACCCCGGCCGGGGCGCCCGACGCCGACAGGTTCACCGTCTGCGCCGAACCGCTGGTCGTGGACGTGTTCACGGTCGCCGTCGTCGAAGCACCCGGCTGCACGTTGCCCGAGCCCGGGTTGACCCCGACCGAGAAGTCGTTGCCGGTGACCGACCCGACGGTGAGCGTGTACTGCGCGGTGTGCGTGACCGTGCCCGTACCCGTCACTGTGATCGTGTACGTGCCCGCGGCGGCGCTCGCCGACGCCGACACCGTCATCGTCGAGCTGCCGCCCGAGGTCACCGACGACGGGCTGAACGACACGGTCACCCCGGCCGGGGCGCCGGAGGCGGACAGGTTGACCGTCTGCGCGGTGCCGACGGCCGTGGTGGTCACGGTCGCGGTGACCGAGGCGCCCGGCTGCACGGTGCCCGAGGCGGGGTTCGTGCCGACGGTGAAGTCGCTGCCGGTCGCGGTGCACGTCGGGTCGCCCGCCTGCGCGGGCAGGGTGATCGCGTTCCAGGCGTCCTTGGTGCGGTTGAACAGCCCGCAGCTCGCGTCGAGGTTCTTCGCCGCGGTCAGCGTCGCCGTCCGGTACTTCTTGTACGTCATGCTGCTGGTCTTGAGCAGCATCGCGCCGTAGAAGATCTTCCCGGCGGTCTGGATGCCGACGCCGGTCACCGACGCGGGGCCGCCGGAGCAGATCGGGCTGGAAGGCTTGCCGCCACCCGGGCTGCTGCCCTCGGCCAGCAGGTAGAACCAGTGGTTGAGCGGGCCGGCGGCCGCGTGCACCTCGGTGCCCGGGATCGCCGAGGAGTAGCAGTTCGGGTCGCCGCTGACCAGCGACGGGTTGTACATGTTGCGGATCGGCCCGTTGCCGACCAGGTTGATCTCCTCGCCGACGGTGTAGTCCGGCGGGTCGTAGGCCGAGGACTGGTTGGCGTAGGCCTCGGTCAGCGCGCCGAAGATGTCGCCGGTGCCCTCGCCGAGCCCGGCCTCCTGCCCGGCGCCGCCGGGGGTGTTGGAGTCGATGCCGTGGCCGTACTCGTGGCCGACGACGTCCATCGCGGAGATCCACTCATTGGCGTTGTTGTGGCCGATGGTGATCCGGGTGCCGTCCCAGTACGCGTTGACCTCGTTCAGGCCGACCAGGGCCGGCCAGCTGCCGCCGTTGCCGTTGTGGCCGTTGCGGCCCAGCCAGTTGACGAGCATGTCCCACTGCTTCTGCGCGGCGTACATGACGTCGACGCAGCCGGTCTCCTTGCTGGTGCCGACCCCGTTGCCCCAGCTGTCGTCCGATCCCGAGAAGACGGTGCCGGTGCTGTAGTCGGCGCAGCTCAGACCCGGACGCGACGGGTCGCGCAGCGAGTACGTGCCGCCGGACTGCTGGGTGTTGATGGTGAGCGGGTTCGGGCCGTTCCACTTGCCCGTGCCGGTGCCCGCCACGACGTCGTCGCGCTGGGCGAGCACCGCGCCGGTGCGGGCGTCGACGAACACGTGCAGGCGGCTGGGCGCGGACGCGGTCCACCCGAGCAGCACCGTCTCCCAGGCCAGCCGGGCGGTGCCGTCGGCGACGTGGACGACCAGGCGGCGGGACTCGACCCCGTCCACCTTGGGCAGCCGGGTGCGGCTGGTGCGCTCGGCGGCGGCGGCGCCGACCGAGGGCACCGTGCCGACCGAGATCTTCGCCGAGGTGGCCGCCTGGACGGCGCGGACGGTGCCCTTGCCGTCGGCCAGGACGGTGGCGTCGCCGCCGACGACCGGCAGCCCGCGGTAGGTCCGCTGGTAGGCGATGGAGTACATGCCGTCGACCCAGGGGATCACCTGCTGGCGGTCGTACTGCTCGAACGGCCCCTTGGCCAGCGCGTCGAGCCCGCTCGCCGCGGCGCGGTCAGCCGCGGCGAGCGCGGCGGCCAGCGGTGCGGGGGCGGGTGCGGCCGGTGGCGGGGCGGCCGGTGCCGCGGGCGCCGCGAACACCGCCGTCGCCGCGATCACGGCCAGGCAGATGCCGGCCGTCATCGTGCTGCGTTTCATCATGGACTCCTGAGGGTCGACCGCCGGCCGCACCTGACTTCGGCGCGGCCCCGGGGTGCGGTGACGCGTGCCGCGCACGCGCCCGGTGGCGTGCGGTCCGGCGGCGCCCGGGGCGGGCCGCCGCCGGAAGCACGACCCCCACAGCGTCCAAGCAGTGCCATGGAGTCAGGCAGTGTCAGCCGGGTCCTACCGTGTCGTACAGGTGAACCGGCCGTGTCTTCTCAGGACCGGCCCAGCCGCTCCCGGATCGAGGCGAGCATCGTCTGGACCAGCCGCGGCGTGATGAACAGCGCCTGGGCGATGTCGCGGTCGTCGGCGCCCTCGGCCGACATCGCCACCATGCGGCGCTCGGTCGCCGTCAGCGTCGCCGACGCGTCGCCCACCACCGGCGCGGGCGCCCCGAGCCGGGCGAGCTCGTCCACGATGGATGCCGACAGGGCGGCCGCGCCGCACTGCTGCGCCATCCCGTACGCCTCACCCAGCAGCTCGACGGCCTGCGGTCGCGGGCTGACCCGGGCCAGCGCGGACAGGGCGCGGGCGTGTTCGAGCCTGCCCCGTCCGGTCGCCAGCAGCGCGATCGCCTCGCGCAGCTCGGGCTCCCCGGCCGTGCCGCGCAGCTCGCCGACCTCGCGCAGGGCGCGGCCGGTCACGCGCGGGGCGCCCCAGCGCCGGGCGTGGACCAGTTCCTGCTCGGCCAGGACGATCGCCTCGTCGCGGCGCCCGAGCGCGGCCAGGGCCTGCGCGCGCAGGGACCGGTCCGGCCACCAGCCAGGATTGACGTACCCGGACTGCTCGGCGTCGTCGAGGCAGGCCAGCGCCTCGGCCGGACGGCCCTCGGCCAGCAGCACCCGGGCCTCGGCCTCGATGACCAGGCGGGCGCCGTCCCCGAAACGGGGCCGGTCGTCGACCTGATCCAGGAACGTGCGCGCCCCCCGGACGTCGCCGAGGTCGACCAGGGCGTTGACCAGGTACGCGTCGTTGTAGGCCGGCCCCACGTGCGAACCCCACATGGCCTGCTGCTCCTTCGAGGTCAGCAGAGACTCGTACGCCTCGCGCAGCTCGCCGTGGCACCACAGGGCGTACCCCTGCCACAACCGGACCGACAGCAGGCCGAACAGCGAACCCTGCTCGTGGGAGTACACCTCCCCCTCCGCCCAGAGGGCGTCGGCGCTCTCCTCGGCGACCTGAAGCACCACGGTCGCGACGATCCAGGTCAGACCGGTGTCGGCGCGTAGCAGGATCCCATCGGCGACCGCGAAGCGGGCCAGCTCCACGGCCCGCTGCCGGTCGGTGCCGTCGATGACCGCCTCCCAGGCCAGCACCGACGCGAGCATCCGGGCGCCCGGCCCGGGGCCTTCGATCTGCGGCGTGCCGCCGCGCCGCCACTCCGCTTCGGGCAGCCCGTGCATGAACCCGCCCAGCCGCTCCAGCCCCAGCAGGCCCTGCCGGGCGTCGGTCAGCTCGGCGGGCAGCTGCGCGGCCAGGCGGCGCGCGACCGCCACCGACTCCCCGCGCGACCCGGCGAAGACCAGTGAACGGACCAGGGTCAGCGCGACCTCGGCGCGCTGGACCGGGTCGGTCAGCGTCTCGTACGCCTCACGCAGGTGGCCGATCGCGGCCTGCCCGTCGAAGACCGACTGGACCAGCCCCAGCTCCAGCACCACCTCTGCCCGGTCCTCGGGGGCGGGTGGCTCGGCCAGCGCCCGCACCAGGTACTTCGCCGCCGCATCGCCCGCACCGCGCCCGGCCGCCCGCGCCGCGGCGGTACGCAGCACCGACACCGCCCACGGGTCCCGCCGCTGCGGCACCTGCAACAGATGCGCCGCCACCTGCTCGGCCGGGGCGCCCGCCGCCTCCAGCACCCGCGCCGCCCGCTCATGGTGCAGCTGCCGCTCGCCCGGCGGCAGGTCCCGGTACACGGCGTCGGCCACCAGCGGGTGCACGAAACTCAGCGGATACTCGTCGCGCAGCACCTCCGCGCGGGCCAGCACCCCGATCGCGGTGACCGCGTCGGCCTCGGCCAGGCCGCTCAGCGCCGCGACCGCGGGCAGCGACGCGCCGTTGCCCAGCACCGCGACCGCCCGCGCCGTGGCGGTGGTCGCCTCGGGCAGCCGGGCCAGGCGCATCAGCACCATGCTCGACACCGCCCGCGACCCGATCGCCACCACCGTGTCGGCGTGCGCGGCGTCGGGGCGTACGCCCTCGGCCTGCAACGCCCGCAGCAGCTGCCGCAGCAGCAGCGGATTGCCCAGCGTGGTCCGGCGGCAGGTCGCGATGAACGCGTCCTCGGCCGCGTCGCCCAGCACCCGGCGCACCAGCCCCGCCACGCCCTCCCCCGTCAGCGCCGACGGCTGGATCCGTACGCACGCCGGATCGTGGGCCAGCTCCGCCAGCAGCGCCTCGTCGTCGTGCGGCTCGCCGGTGCGCAGCGTCGCCACGATCAGGACCGGCAGGCCCTCCAGGCGGCGCACCAGGTAGGCCAGGTAGCGCAGCGAGGCGCTGTCGCACCACTGCACGTCGTCGATGCTGAGCACCAGCGGGCCGTCGGCGCACAGGTTCACCGTCAGCCAGTACAGGCCGTGCAGGGTCGCCAGCAGGCTGTCGGCCCGCTGGTGCGGCTCGGGCACCGCCACGTCGAACACCGCGGCCGCCGACGACGCCGCCCCGGTCAGCAGCGCGGCGCGGCGGGCCGGGTCGGCCAGCACCGGCTCGAACAGCTGCCGCACGGCACCGAAGCCGTACTCCTTCTCCAGCTGGCTGCCGCGCGCGCCCAGGGTCGGCGTCCCGTGCCCGGCCGCCAGACGGCGCGCCTCCACCAGCAGCCGCGTCTTGCCGATCCCGGCCCGGCCCTCCACCAGCAGCAGCCGCGCCTGGCCCGACAGCGCGTCGGCCAGGCAGCCCCGGATCTCGGCGAGCTCCAGCTCGCGGTCGAACAGCACATCGTCGGCACCGCCCCGGCCCGGCGACCCGGCGGCGCCGGGCACGGGCGGGAGCGGACGGGCGGCGGCGACCACGGCCGGGGCGGGCGCGGCGTCCAGCGACGGCGACTGCGCCAGCACCTCCGACTCCAGCGCCCGCAGCGACGGACCGGGATCGACGCCGAGTTCGTCGGCGAGCACCTGCCGGGCCCGCCGCAGCGACGCCAGGGCGTCGCCCTGGCGCTGTGCCCGGTACAGCGCGAGCACCAGCAGCCGCCACCGCTCCTCGCGCAGCGGCTCCTCGGCGACCAGGGCTTCGAGCTCCGGCACCAGCACGGCCGTCTCCCCGGTGGCCAGCCGCGCGGCCAGCAGCTGCTCCCGGGCCACGCCGCGCAGCCCGGTCAGCCGGGCGGCCTCGGCCTCGGCCCAGGGCTGGTCGGTGTACTCGGCCAGGGCGGGGCCGCGCCACAGCGACAGCGCCCCGGTCAGGGTCGCGCCGACCTCGCGCGGGTCCGCCAGCGTCGCGGCCTGCCGGACCTGCCGCTCGAACCGCCACGCGTCCACCGCGTCGTCGTTGACGACCAGCGCGTACCCGGTGCCCTTGCTCACGATCACGTTGCCGCGCGTGCGCGCCGTCTGCCCGGGTTCCAGCCGCCGCCGCAGATGGGATACGTACGCCTGGAGCGCCCCGCTGGCGCTGACCGGGATCTCGTCGCCCCACAGCGACCCGATCAGGTGGTCGGCGGGCAGCACCTCCCCGCGCCCGAGCACCAGCAGCGCCAGGACCGCCCGCTGCCGGCGCCCGCCCAGGTCGAGCAGCTGCCCGTCGTGCCACGCGGTGACATCGCCCAGAACAGAGAGCCGCAGACCGTCTTCGCCACCTGGCACCGCTGTTCATCCTTCCGGCGCGGTCCGCGGGGTCGGGCGTGCGCTCGGGCTGAAGATACAACGGCACCGGCCCGCCCGGGTACGGCGAGCCGTGCGGAATTCGATCATCCGCCCAGCTGAGGGCACATTGGACGAACAGCGGGTATACCCGCTGTGACGGCTCAGCCCCGCTTGGACCGCAGCTTCGTCGGCACGGACCCGATCTTGCGAGGCCGGGCGGTGGTACGCGCACCCGCGGCGGCCTTCGCGGCGGCCTTCGCGGCGGGCTTCGGGGCGGCCTTGCGGGCGGGCGCGGGCGCGGCGGCCTGCTCGGCCTCCTGGCGTCTGCCCTCCAGCCGCCGCTGCTCCCGCAGGGTCTCGGCGTACGTCTCGCGCTCGCGGACCAGCCACTCCGGCGGGTCGGCGGCCAGCGCGGCGATCTCCGCGGTCGTGAGCGCCTCGGTGATGCCGCCGCGGGCCAGGCCGCTGTTGGAGATCCGCAGCCGCGCCGCCGCGACGTTGCGCGGGTGCGGGCCCTCCCGGCGCAGGTCGACGAGCCACTGCGGCGGGTTGTGCTGGAGCTCGTCCAGCTCCTCGCGGGAGATCGGGTTCTCCTGGAACTCGCGCGGGGTGGCCGGCAGATACACGTCGAGCTTCAGCGCCGCCGTGGCGGGCTTCATAACCTGGGACTTCTTGGGCTTGCTCACCATGCGAGAGTATCGGTTCACGACCCGGCCGGGCCCGTCGCCCCGGGACCGGGGCCGCCGCCGCCACGCCGGACATCGCCCCCGAGGTAGCCTGAGCAGGCCGCGGGTGACCACCGCGCGGCCCGTACGCCGGCGCGTGGCCGGTCGACGTCACGGAGGAAACGTGCCCGAGGACCACCAAGCGGCGGCGTTCCGGCTGTTGGTCGTGCCCGGGGTCGTCGTGGACCGCTGGGCCCGCACCTGGTCGCAGCGGCTGCCCGAGGTCGAGCTGGAGCTGGTGCCGGTCGAGGCCGCCGACGCGCAGCAGCGACTGGCCGAGGCCGACGCGGGCCTGATGCGGCTGCCGGTGGACCAGCAGGACCTGCACGCCATTCCGCTGTACACCGAGACCACCGTCGTCGTGGTGCCGATCGACCACCTGCTGGCCGCCGCCGAGGAGCTCACCCTCGCCGACCTGGCCGACGAGACGCTGACCCAGCCCCTCGACGACGTCCTCGACTGGACGGCCCCGGCCGCACCGGTCACGGTCACCGCCGACCGGCCCGCCACCACCGCCGAGGCGGTCGAGCTCGTCGCCGCCAGCGTCGGGGTGCTGGTCGTGCCGCAGTCGCTGGCCCGCGCATACCACCGCCGCGACCTCACCTACCGCGTCCTCACCGACGCCCCGACCTCGTCGGTCGGGCTGGTGTGGCCGCGCGACCGGCACACCGACCTGGTCGAGGAGATGATCGGCCTCGTCCGCGGCCGCACCGCCAACAGCACCCGGGGCCGGGGCCCGGCCGAACCGGCCGCCCGCCCGAAACCCGACGCCGCAGCGGGCCGTGCCGGCTCGGCGGCCCGGCAGCAGCCCGGCGCCCGCCGCGGCACGCCCCCGCGCCGCTCCTCCCCGCCGCGCCGGGGCCGGTGACCGCGCGCCGATGACCTCCGTCAAGCCGATGGATCACCCCCGGGTCCCGCTGCCAGACTGTGCCGATGCCCGCGCCTAGTTCCCGCCCCACGCTCGCGATGATCGCCCGCGAGGCGCACGTGACCGTGCCCACGGTCTCCAAGGTGCTCAACGGGCACAGCGACATCTCCAGCGAGACCCGCCGCCGGGTGGAGACCCTGCTCACCGTGTACGGCTACGAGCGCCCGCGCTCCGCGCGGCGCCGCGAGCACCGGGGCAACCTCGTCGACTTCGTGATCAACGAGCTGGACTCGGCGTGGGGCCTGTCCCTGCTGACCGGGGTCGAGCAGGTCGTCGAGGACGCCGGGGCGGGCCTGGTCGTGACGGTGCTGCACAACCGGGCCAGCCTGACCCGCCGGTGGCTGGACGCGGTCACCGCGCGCGGTTCGCAGGGCGCGATCCTGATCCTGTCCCAGCTGGCCGAGGAGCACCAGGCCGAGCTGCGGCGCCGTACGGTGCCGTTCGTGCTGGTGGACGGGATCGAGCAGCCGTCCCCGCAGGTGCCCAGCGTCGGTGCGACCAACTTCGCCGGGGGCTACGCCGCCGCCCAGCACCTGCTGGAGCTGGGCCACCGCCGGATCGGCGCGATCAGCGGTCCGGAGCCGCTGCTGTGCAGCCGCGCCCGGCTGGCCGGTTTCCGGGCGGCCCTGGAGGCGGCCGGGGTCGAGCCCGACCGCGAGCTGATCAGGTTCGGCAATTTCCACCACGACGGCGGGTTCCGCCGTGCCCAGGAGCTGCTGGACCTCGCCGACCGGCCCACCGCGATCTTCGCGGGCTCCGACCAGCAGGCCACCGGGGTCTACGAGGCCGCGCGCCTGGCCGGGTTGCAGATCCCGCGCGATCTGAGCGTCATCGGGTTCGACGACCTGATCTACGCCCAGTGGACGTCGCCGCCGCTGACGACGGTCCGGCAGCCGCTCCAGGAGATGGGCACGGCCGCCACCCAGATGCTGCTGCGCCTGATCAACGGCGAGCGGCTGGACACCCCGCGCATCGAGCTGGCCACCGAGCTGGTGGTCCGGGCCAGCACCGCCCCGCCCCGCGACTCGCGCGCGGCGAATCGCGGGACACCTGCGTAAGCTGGCTCGGAGCACGCTGAAGTACGCATCAATGGAGGACACCCCCGGGCTTGTGTGCAGAAGCTCCTGGTTGTTCGCGTCGTCGCGCACCGACACCGATCTGGAACCTTGAGGAGCCGACATGGCCCATCGCACGCTGCGCGGAAGCCGGCCAGGCGCCGCGGACCGCATACCCGTCCGGGAGACCGCGTTCGCGGCCCGGCAGACCTGCGAGTTCCGCTGCGCCAACGACCACCGCTTCGTGGTCCAGTTCGCGCTGGACGTCGAAGCTCCGTCCACCTGGGACTGCAAGTTCGACGGGAGCTCCGCGCGGCTGGTCGGCGGGCCCGAGCGCGAGCCGGAGCACGAGAAGGCCGCGCGTACGCCGTGGGACATGCTCCTGCAGCGCCGCTCGATCGAGGACCTGGAGGTTCTGCTGGCCGAGCGGCTGGACCACATACGGGCACGTCGAGGGAGCTGAAGCGGAAAGAGCGGCCCGCATTCCCGCCCGGCGGGTAAGGCGTGACACACCGGTTCCCCCCGGCCAAACCCACCCCGCCGGGCAGACAGGGGTATGGTGGAGAGACAGTTTCTTGTTCGTGGTCTTTCCACCTCCTCGGGTCGATGTGTCCCCGGGGTCGGGTTCTCCGTTCGGATTACCGCGGTTACCGCTGCTCGAGACGGCCCCACCGGGCCTCGCAGCGCGCGCGGCCCAATCCGTAGAAGGAGATCCACATGGCCACCGGCACCGTGAAATGGTTCAACGCCGACAAGGGCTTCGGCTTCATCACCGTCGACGGCGGCACCGCTGACGTCTTCGTCCACCACTCGGTCATCCAGATCGAGGGCTACCGCGAGCTGCGCGAGAACGAGCGCGTCGAGTTCGGCATCGTGCAGGGCCCGAAGGGTCCGCAGGCCGAGTCCGTACGCCTGATCTGACCGACCCCGCGCCGGGATCGGCGCGGGAACGTGGTGCCGGTTCTGTGACACTGTCTGCGGAACCGGCACCACCGCATCACCCCCACCAGGTTCGCCCGGTCGACTCTTCCCGCCGCCGGGTCGAGGACCTTCGCGCGGCGTGCCGACAGCGAGAGGCTCCACCGTGACGACCCCAGTACGCCGACCCAGGCGACGGCCGAAGGCCGCCCCGACCGCCAGGACCGCGCCCACCGACGCGCCAGCCGCCACCGCCAGGACCGCGGCCATCCACGCGCCCACGGCGCCCGCCGGGCCTGACGCGCAGAGCTTCGCCGAACTGCCGCTGCACCCCGCGCTCGCCCGGACGTTGACCGACCACGGGCTCACCGTGCCGTCACCCATCCAGGCACGCTCGATCGCCGACGCCGTCGCCGGACGGGACCTGCTCGGCCGCGCGCGCACCGGCTCCGGCAAGACCCTCGCCTTCGGGCTGCCCATGCTGACCCGGCTGGCCGGACGGCGCGCGACCGCCCGCCGACCCCTGGCGCTGGTCCTGGTCCCCACCCGGGAACTGGCCGCCCAGGTCGGCGACGCCCTGGCTCCGTACGCCAAGGCGGTCGGACTGCGCAGCGTGACGGTGGTCGGCGGCCTGTCCCTCGGCCGCCAGAGCGACCAGCTGCGCGCCGGCGCCGAGATCCTGATCGCCACCCCGGGACGCCTCATCGACCTGCTCGAACGCGGCGCCTGCCGACTCGACGAGGTCGGCATCACGGTGCTGGACGAGGCCGACCAGATGGCCGACATGGGCTTCCTGCCGCAGGTCACCTCGCTGCTGTCGGCCACCGCACCGGACGGCCAGCGCATGCTGTTCTCCGCCACCCTCGACGGCGACGTCGACCGGCTCGTCCGCCGCTTCCTGAAGAACCCCGCGCGGCACTCGGTCGAGACGCCCGCCGTCGCGGCTGCCACCATGCAGCACCACCTGCTGCACATCGACGCGGCCGACAAGGACACCGCCACCGCTCACATCGGCGCCCGCGACGGCCGGGTGATCATGTTCGTGAAGACGAAGCACCGCGCCGACCGGGTGGCCCGGCGGCTGCTGGCCAGCGGTGTCACCGCCGCCGCGCTGCACGGCGGGAAGTCCCAGCCGCAGCGCACGCGCATCCTCGACCAGTTCCGGTCCGGCGCCGTCAACGCGCTCATCGCCACCGACCTGGCGGCCCGGGGAATCCACATCGACGACCTCGACCTGGTCGTCAACATCGACCCGCCCACCGACGCCAAGGACTACCTGCACCGCGGCGGCCGCACCGCGCGCGCCGGACGCAGCGGCACCGTCGTCACCCTCGTGGCCGACCACGAGCGCCGGGACGCCGCCCGCCTGCTGGCGGCCGCCGGGGTCAGCGCCCGGACGACTGCCGTACGCCCGCACGACCACGAGCTGTCCCGCATCACCGGCGCCCGGACCCCGTCCGGCACCCCCGCCGAGCTTCCCGCCGCCCCCGCGCGGCAGGCAGCCGAGGCCGAGACGCCCGGCACCCGCCGCACCCGCTCGCCTCGCCGCCGACACCGCTGACCCCTCCCCTACCAGCCCCCGGACACTTACTCGGATAGCCGCCATCCGCGATGCGTAGGATGGTGCGATGAAGATGTCCGGCGGCGTGGAGTGGGCGCTGCACTGCTGCTTCGCGCTGACGGCGGCCACCGAGCCGGTGCCCGCCGTCCGGCTGGCGCAGCTGCACGACGTGTCCCCCAGCTACCTGGCCAAGCAGTTGCAGGAGCTGTCCCGCGCCGGGCTGGTGCGCTCGGTGCAGGGCAAGGCGGGCGGCTACCTGCTCACCCGCCCGGCCGACCAGATCACGGTGCTGGACGTCGTGGAGGCGATCGACGGGCCCGCGGCCGCGTTCGTGTGCACCGAGGTCCGCCAGCGCGGCCCGCTCGCGACCCCGCCGGAGCAGTGCACCGCCCCCTGCGGCATCGCCAAGGTCATGTACGACGCCGATCGCGCCTGGCGGCAGTCGCTGCGCCAGGTGACCATCGCCGACCTGGCCCGCGCCACCGGCCCCGAAGCCGCCGCCGGCGTCCGCGCCTGGCTGTCCACCGGCCGCCCCTGACCCGCCCGCACCCGCCGACCGGATCGTCCGGGGAACGAACCCCGTCCGGCACCGCTCGGTGCGTGCGTCACGCTCGCGAGGCCGGCTCCAGCCGGATCACGTTCCAGGAGACCGGCGCAAGCAGGACCGCCACGCCGTCGCGGTCGCCCGAGATCGACGGGTTGGCTCGTGGCGACACCCGGTCGGGCTCGTCGGCGGTGTTGCG
This window encodes:
- a CDS encoding M28 family peptidase gives rise to the protein MKRSTMTAGICLAVIAATAVFAAPAAPAAPPPAAPAPAPLAAALAAADRAAASGLDALAKGPFEQYDRQQVIPWVDGMYSIAYQRTYRGLPVVGGDATVLADGKGTVRAVQAATSAKISVGTVPSVGAAAAERTSRTRLPKVDGVESRRLVVHVADGTARLAWETVLLGWTASAPSRLHVFVDARTGAVLAQRDDVVAGTGTGKWNGPNPLTINTQQSGGTYSLRDPSRPGLSCADYSTGTVFSGSDDSWGNGVGTSKETGCVDVMYAAQKQWDMLVNWLGRNGHNGNGGSWPALVGLNEVNAYWDGTRITIGHNNANEWISAMDVVGHEYGHGIDSNTPGGAGQEAGLGEGTGDIFGALTEAYANQSSAYDPPDYTVGEEINLVGNGPIRNMYNPSLVSGDPNCYSSAIPGTEVHAAAGPLNHWFYLLAEGSSPGGGKPSSPICSGGPASVTGVGIQTAGKIFYGAMLLKTSSMTYKKYRTATLTAAKNLDASCGLFNRTKDAWNAITLPAQAGDPTCTATGSDFTVGTNPASGTVQPGASVTATVTTTAVGTAQTVNLSASGAPAGVTVSFSPSSVTSGGSSTMTVSASASAAAGTYTITVTGTGTVTHTAQYTLTVGSVTGNDFSVGVNPGSGNVQPGASTTATVNTSTTSGSAQTVNLSASGAPAGVTVSFSPSSVTSGSSSTMTVAASASTAAGTYNLTVTGSGSVTRTASYTLVVGGGTSTPPDISVTNVQAHLTQLNSIANSNGGTRRSTGNGYLQSVAYVKGKLQAAGFTVTEQPCTSGCTAGAGPNLIAEWPFGNADNVYMFGAHLDSVSAGPGINDNGSGSAALLENALALAAANPTMLNRVRFGWWTDEEQGLNGSKFYANSLSATNRAKIKAYYNFDMIASTNGGYFINNLNSTASAPMKAYWTSLNLQPEENVEGQGRSDDASFQAVGIPTSGYAMGASATKTSAQAAKWGGTAGAAYDSCYHSSCDTTANINATGLNRAADGIAYTVWNRAVGSTPASDFSVGVNPGSGNVQPGASVTATVSTATTSGSAQTVSLSASGAPAGVTVSFSPSSVTSGSSSTMTVAASASAASGTYTVTVTGTGSVTRTAQYTLTVGTVTGNDFSIATSPAAGSANRGSSVTTTVATTTTSGSAQTVNLSASGVPAGVTVSFSPPSVTSGGSATATVSVGASTAVGTYTITVTGTGSVSHTTTYTLTVTGSGGCTPAQVVGNGGFESGTTPWTGSTATIGYHPSQPAHGGTRVSYLLGYGYDATEAVSQTVTIPAGCTSAVLTYWLHVDTEEWEAVAYDLFQVRVAGTTQATLSNLDAAAGYTQRTVDLGAYAGQTVTLTFTATEDASLQTSFVLDDVALTVG
- a CDS encoding BTAD domain-containing putative transcriptional regulator, yielding MPGGEDGLRLSVLGDVTAWHDGQLLDLGGRRQRAVLALLVLGRGEVLPADHLIGSLWGDEIPVSASGALQAYVSHLRRRLEPGQTARTRGNVIVSKGTGYALVVNDDAVDAWRFERQVRQAATLADPREVGATLTGALSLWRGPALAEYTDQPWAEAEAARLTGLRGVAREQLLAARLATGETAVLVPELEALVAEEPLREERWRLLVLALYRAQRQGDALASLRRARQVLADELGVDPGPSLRALESEVLAQSPSLDAAPAPAVVAAARPLPPVPGAAGSPGRGGADDVLFDRELELAEIRGCLADALSGQARLLLVEGRAGIGKTRLLVEARRLAAGHGTPTLGARGSQLEKEYGFGAVRQLFEPVLADPARRAALLTGAASSAAAVFDVAVPEPHQRADSLLATLHGLYWLTVNLCADGPLVLSIDDVQWCDSASLRYLAYLVRRLEGLPVLIVATLRTGEPHDDEALLAELAHDPACVRIQPSALTGEGVAGLVRRVLGDAAEDAFIATCRRTTLGNPLLLRQLLRALQAEGVRPDAAHADTVVAIGSRAVSSMVLMRLARLPEATTATARAVAVLGNGASLPAVAALSGLAEADAVTAIGVLARAEVLRDEYPLSFVHPLVADAVYRDLPPGERQLHHERAARVLEAAGAPAEQVAAHLLQVPQRRDPWAVSVLRTAAARAAGRGAGDAAAKYLVRALAEPPAPEDRAEVVLELGLVQSVFDGQAAIGHLREAYETLTDPVQRAEVALTLVRSLVFAGSRGESVAVARRLAAQLPAELTDARQGLLGLERLGGFMHGLPEAEWRRGGTPQIEGPGPGARMLASVLAWEAVIDGTDRQRAVELARFAVADGILLRADTGLTWIVATVVLQVAEESADALWAEGEVYSHEQGSLFGLLSVRLWQGYALWCHGELREAYESLLTSKEQQAMWGSHVGPAYNDAYLVNALVDLGDVRGARTFLDQVDDRPRFGDGARLVIEAEARVLLAEGRPAEALACLDDAEQSGYVNPGWWPDRSLRAQALAALGRRDEAIVLAEQELVHARRWGAPRVTGRALREVGELRGTAGEPELREAIALLATGRGRLEHARALSALARVSPRPQAVELLGEAYGMAQQCGAAALSASIVDELARLGAPAPVVGDASATLTATERRMVAMSAEGADDRDIAQALFITPRLVQTMLASIRERLGRS